In a single window of the Euleptes europaea isolate rEulEur1 chromosome 4, rEulEur1.hap1, whole genome shotgun sequence genome:
- the TENT5C gene encoding terminal nucleotidyltransferase 5C: MADNKHKADSASCSVLSWDQVSRLHAILSEVVPIHGRGNFPTLKVTLKDIVQTVRGRLEEANIQVRDVRLNGSAAGQVLVKDNGLGCKDLDLVFRVTLASEGEFQLVRDVVLQSLLNFLPEGVSKLKISPMTLKEAYIQKLMKVYTEADRWSLISLSNNHGRNVELKFVDRIRRQFEFSVDSFQIILDSLLLYYSCSENPMSEHFHPTVIGESVYGDYGTAFDHLQNRLIATKNPEEIRGGGLLKYSNLLVRNFQPMDRQEIKSLERYMCSRFFIDFPDILEQQLKLERYLQNHFAEEDRTKYDYLMTLRRVVNESTVCLMGHERRQTLNLISLLALRVLVEQNIIPSATNVTCYYQPAPYVSDANFSSYYVPDTCGQSYSTWLPCN; the protein is encoded by the coding sequence ATGGCTGATAACAAGCATAAAGCCGACAGCGCATCCTGCAGTGTGCTAAGCTGGGACCAAGTCAGTCGCCTGCACGCGATCCTGTCGGAGGTGGTACCGATCCACGGGCGAGGCAATTTCCCGACTCTGAAGGTAACCTTGAAGGACATTGTCCAAACCGTCCGCGGCAGGCTGGAAGAAGCCAACATTCAGGTGCGTGACGTCCGTCTGAATGGGTCAGCAGCCGGTCAAGTTTTGGTCAAAGACAACGGCCTAGGCTGTAAGGATCTGGACCTTGTCTTTCGAGTGACCCTCGCGAGCGAGGGGGAGTTCCAGTTAGTCCGAGATGTGGTTCTGCAGTCCCTTTTGAACTTCTTGCCTGAAGGGGTGAGCAAACTGAAAATTAGCCCCATGACACTTAAGGAAGCCTACATTCAAAAGCTGATGAAGGTGTACACGGAAGCGGACCGATGGAGCTTGATCTCCCTCTCCAATAACCATGGTAGGAACGTGGAACTGAAGTTTGTGGACCGTATAAGGCGGCAGTTTGAGTTCAGTGTGGATTCCTTCCAGATAATACTAGATTCGCTGCTCTTGTACTATAGCTGCTCAGAAAACCCGATGTCTGAGCATTTCCATCCAACTGTGATTGGAGAGAGTGTGTACGGTGACTATGGGACTGCTTTTGACCATCTCCAGAACAGATTGATAGCTACCAAGAACCCTGAGGAGATCCGAGGAGGAGGCCTCCTGAAGTACAGCAATCTCCTCGTGAGGAATTTCCAACCCATGGACAGGCAGGAGATCAAAAGCCTAGAGCGCTACATGTGTTCCAGGTTCTTCATAGACTTCCCGGATATCCTGGAGCAGCAACTCAAGTTGGAGCGGTATCTCCAGAACCACTTTGCTGAAGAAGACCGTACCAAATACGACTACCTCATGACCTTGCGCCGGGTGGTGAACGAGAGTACGGTGTGCCTCATGGGACACGAGCGCAGGCAGACGCTGAACCTGATTTCCCTCCTGGCGCTCAGAGTTCTGGTCGAGCAAAACATCATCCCTAGCGCTACTAATGTCACTTGCTACTACCAACCTGCTCCGTACGTAAGCGATGCAAATTTCAGCAGCTACTACGTTCCAGATACCTGTGGCCAGTCTTACTCCACCTGGTTGCCTTGTAACTAA
- the DUSP12 gene encoding dual specificity protein phosphatase 12 has translation MVPVLPGLYLGCGLAGAEAGEATALLSVDSEPPGGAGAGPEEVLHVPLLDEPRSDLLSRLDACAAFISRARERGGAVLVRCHAGVSRSVAVVTAYLMKVNNLPFEEAYAFVQALRPEAKMNEGFEWQLQLYEKMGCEVDVTSVLYKQYRLQKVIEKYPELQVLPREVFAADPSAGHQTPSYEPLYKCRKCRRLLFQSSSILTHMEGKGPAAFAHKRLPDPASFQRGGPSTCTSYFVEPVQWMEPALLGVLEGQLLCPKCSSKLGSFHWHGEQCSCGHWVTPAFQIHKSRVDEVKGLPAGSLQSGK, from the exons ATGGTTCCCGTGCTCCCAGGCCTGTACTTGGGCTGCGGCCTAGCGGGCGCCGAGGCGGGAGAGGCGACGGCGCTGCTGTCGGTGGACTCGGAGCCGCCCGGGGGCGCGGGGGCCGGGCCGGAGGAGGTGCTGCACGTCCCGCTGCTGGACGAGCCCCGGAGCGACCTGCTGAGCCGCCTGGACGCCTGCGCCGCCTTCATCAGCCGCGCCCGGGAGCGGGGCGGAGCCGTCCTGGTGCGGTG TCATGCAGGGGTCAGCCGAAGCGTTGCTGTCGTCACTGCTTATTTAATGAAAGTGAATAACCTCCCTTTTGAAGAGGCCTATGCCTTTGTCCAGGCTCTTAGGCCAGAAGCCAa AATGAACGAAGGTTTTGAGTGGCAGCTGCAACTCTATGAAAAAATGGGCTGTGAAGTTGATGTAACCAGTGTCCTTTACAAACAGTATCGTTTGCAGAAGGTTATAGAGAAATATCCTG AGCTACAAGTCCTGCCGCGAGAGGTTTTCGCCGCTGACCCAAGCGCTGGACACCAGACTCCAAGTTATGAACCTCTGTATAAGTGCAGGAAATGCAG GCGCCTGCTCTTTCAGAGTTCGAGTATTCTGACTCACATGGAAGGCAAGGGGCCTGCTGCTTTTGCGCACAAGAGACTCCCGGACCCTGCCTCTTTTCAACGTGGCGGCCCTTCTACCTGCACTTCTTATTTCGTCGAGCCTGTACAGTGGATGGAGCCAGCCCTTCTCGGGGTGCTGGAAGGGCAG CTTCTGTGCCCCAAATGCTCCTCAAAGCTGGGCTCCTTCCACTGGCATGGCGAGCAGTGTTCCTGCGGCCATTGGGTGACCCCTGCCTTCCAGATTCACAAGAGTCGGGTGGATGAAGTGAAAGGGCTTCCTGCGGGCAGTCTGCAGTCGGGGAAATGA